A part of Cervus elaphus chromosome 11, mCerEla1.1, whole genome shotgun sequence genomic DNA contains:
- the TMEM203 gene encoding transmembrane protein 203 translates to MLFSLRELVQWLGFATFEIFVHLLALLVFSVLLALRVDGLAPGLSWWNVFVPFFAADGLSTYFTTIVSVRLFQDGEKRLAVLRLFWVLTVLSLKFVFEMLLCQKLVEQTRELWFGLITSPVFILLQLLMIRACRVN, encoded by the coding sequence ATGCTCTTCtcgctccgggagttggtgcagTGGCTGGGCTTCGCCACCTTCGAGATCTTCGTGCACCTGCTGGCCCTGTTGGTGTTCTCCGTGCTACTGGCCCTGCGTGTGGACGGCCTGGCTCCTGGCCTCTCCTGGTGGAACGTCTTCGTGCCCTTCTTCGCTGCTGACGGGCTCAGCACCTACTTCACCACCATCGTCTCCGTGCGACTCTTCCAGGATGGAGAGAAGCGGCTGGCCGTGCTtcgccttttctgggtcctcacAGTTCTCAGCCTCAAGTTCGTCTTCGAGATGTTGTTGTGCCAGAAGCTGGTGGAGCAAACGCGAGAGCTCTGGTTCGGCTTGATCACGTCTCCGGTCTTCATTCTCCTGCAGCTGCTCATGATCCGTGCCTGCCGGGTCAACTAG